A genomic region of Notamacropus eugenii isolate mMacEug1 chromosome 3, mMacEug1.pri_v2, whole genome shotgun sequence contains the following coding sequences:
- the LOC140496769 gene encoding cathepsin L2-like isoform X1: MVENMNFYLCLASLCLGIAAAAPQFDRTLDAKWEQWKSQHGRIYGGNEEDNWRRATWEKNLRMIEMHNLEYSAGKCSFRMKMNKFGDMTNEEFRQVMNDFRHDRFQGKTKGNLFHERLFEQIPESLDWRDKGYVTFVKDQGACASSWAFSATGSLEGQWFRKTGKLVSLSEQNLMDCYWNEINQGCLGGLMDEAFEYVKENGGIDTEESYPYCGVDSACRFKPETAIANVTGYVNIPSGKESALLEAVVTVGPISVAVDAGHESFQFYESGIYYEPLCNSQQPNHAMLVVGYDTDDDTEEKYWIVKNSWGFEWGDYGYISMARDKNNHCGIATLASYPEV, from the exons GTTGAGAACATGAATTTCTACCTGTGTTTAGCTTCCCTGTGCTTGGGGATAGCAGCTGCTGCTCCACAATTTGACAGGACGTTAGATGCTAAATGGGAGCAATGGAAGTCACAACATGGAAGGATCTATGGAGGG AATGAAGAAGATAATTGGAGGAGAGCAACATGGGAGAAGAATTTGAGAATGATTGAAATGCACAATCTGGAGTACAGTGCTGGCAAATGTAGTTTCCGGATGAAAATGAACAAGTTCGGAGATATG acCAATGAGGAATTCAGACAAGTGATGAACGACTTTAGACATGACAGATTTCAAGGCAAGACCAAAGGAAATCTGTTTCATGAACGTCTCTTTGAACAGATCCCTGAATCTCTAGACTGGAGAGACAAAGGATATGTGACTTTTGTTAAGGATCAG ggtGCATGTGCTTCTTCCTGGGCATTTAGTGCAACTGGTTCCCTGGAAGGCCAGTGGTTCCGTAAGACAGGCAAACTTGTTTCACTTAGTGAGCAGAATTTGATGGACTGCTACTGGAATGAAATTAACCAAGGTTGTCTTGGTGGTTTAATGGATGAAGCCTTTGAATATGTGAAGGAAAATGGAGGCATTGATACAGAGGAATCCTATCCCTATTGTGGAGTG GATAGTGCCTGTCGGTTTAAGCCAGAAACCGCCATTGCTAATGTCACTGGATATGTGAACATCCCATCTGGGAAGGAAAGTGCTCTCTTAGAGGCTGTGGTAACTGTGGGTCCCATCTCTGTTGCAGTTGATGCAGGACATGAATCCTTCCAGTTCTATGAGTCTG GTATTTACTATGAACCACTGTGCAATAGTCAACAGCCAAATCATGCCATGCTGGTGGTGGGCTATGATACTGATGATGACACTGAAGAGAAATACTGGATTGTCAAGAACAG CTGGGGTTTTGAATGGGGCGACTATGGATATATTTCAATGGCCAGGGACAAGAATAACCACTGTGGAATAGCGACATTAGCCAGCTATCCTGAAGTCTGA
- the LOC140496769 gene encoding cathepsin L2-like isoform X2, with product MNFYLCLASLCLGIAAAAPQFDRTLDAKWEQWKSQHGRIYGGNEEDNWRRATWEKNLRMIEMHNLEYSAGKCSFRMKMNKFGDMTNEEFRQVMNDFRHDRFQGKTKGNLFHERLFEQIPESLDWRDKGYVTFVKDQGACASSWAFSATGSLEGQWFRKTGKLVSLSEQNLMDCYWNEINQGCLGGLMDEAFEYVKENGGIDTEESYPYCGVDSACRFKPETAIANVTGYVNIPSGKESALLEAVVTVGPISVAVDAGHESFQFYESGIYYEPLCNSQQPNHAMLVVGYDTDDDTEEKYWIVKNSWGFEWGDYGYISMARDKNNHCGIATLASYPEV from the exons ATGAATTTCTACCTGTGTTTAGCTTCCCTGTGCTTGGGGATAGCAGCTGCTGCTCCACAATTTGACAGGACGTTAGATGCTAAATGGGAGCAATGGAAGTCACAACATGGAAGGATCTATGGAGGG AATGAAGAAGATAATTGGAGGAGAGCAACATGGGAGAAGAATTTGAGAATGATTGAAATGCACAATCTGGAGTACAGTGCTGGCAAATGTAGTTTCCGGATGAAAATGAACAAGTTCGGAGATATG acCAATGAGGAATTCAGACAAGTGATGAACGACTTTAGACATGACAGATTTCAAGGCAAGACCAAAGGAAATCTGTTTCATGAACGTCTCTTTGAACAGATCCCTGAATCTCTAGACTGGAGAGACAAAGGATATGTGACTTTTGTTAAGGATCAG ggtGCATGTGCTTCTTCCTGGGCATTTAGTGCAACTGGTTCCCTGGAAGGCCAGTGGTTCCGTAAGACAGGCAAACTTGTTTCACTTAGTGAGCAGAATTTGATGGACTGCTACTGGAATGAAATTAACCAAGGTTGTCTTGGTGGTTTAATGGATGAAGCCTTTGAATATGTGAAGGAAAATGGAGGCATTGATACAGAGGAATCCTATCCCTATTGTGGAGTG GATAGTGCCTGTCGGTTTAAGCCAGAAACCGCCATTGCTAATGTCACTGGATATGTGAACATCCCATCTGGGAAGGAAAGTGCTCTCTTAGAGGCTGTGGTAACTGTGGGTCCCATCTCTGTTGCAGTTGATGCAGGACATGAATCCTTCCAGTTCTATGAGTCTG GTATTTACTATGAACCACTGTGCAATAGTCAACAGCCAAATCATGCCATGCTGGTGGTGGGCTATGATACTGATGATGACACTGAAGAGAAATACTGGATTGTCAAGAACAG CTGGGGTTTTGAATGGGGCGACTATGGATATATTTCAATGGCCAGGGACAAGAATAACCACTGTGGAATAGCGACATTAGCCAGCTATCCTGAAGTCTGA